A single Denticeps clupeoides chromosome 7, fDenClu1.1, whole genome shotgun sequence DNA region contains:
- the pla2g10 gene encoding group 10 secretory phospholipase A2 isoform X1 produces the protein MSFLFWILFLFSAAPLAALTPQTPLRRKRGLLELAGVIKCSTGRSALAYMMYGCYCGVGGQGWPRDRADWCCHKHDCCYGDAERAGCQTHTDRYHWTCEGREADCDSLNDRCEKILCQCDTEAARCLRKAPFIQMYALWPDFLCGCIQPTCNIY, from the exons ATGTCCTTCCTGTTCtggattctttttttgttctctg CAGCGCCTCTGGCCGCGCTCACGCCACAGACACCCCTGCGGAGGAAGAGGGGCTTGCTGGAGCTGGCCGGAGTCATCAAGTGCAGCACGGGAAGATCTGCCTTGGCCTACATGATGTACGGCTGCTACTGTGGCGTGGGAGGGCAGGGCTGGCCCAGGGACAGAGCGGACTG GTGTTGCCACAAGCATGACTGCTGCTACGGAGATGCTGAGCGAGCGGGCTGCCAGACTCATACTGACAGATACCACTGGACGTGTGAAGGCAGAGAGGCAGACTGCG ATTCCCTGAATGACAGATGTGAGAAAATACTGTGCCAATGTGACACGGAGGCCGCCAGGTGCCTGAGGAAGGCACCTTTCATCCAGATGTACGCCCTGTGGCCCGACTTCCTTTGTGGGTGCATTCAGCCAACCTGCAATATTTACTGA
- the pla2g10 gene encoding group 10 secretory phospholipase A2 isoform X2, producing the protein MSFLFWILFLFSAPLAALTPQTPLRRKRGLLELAGVIKCSTGRSALAYMMYGCYCGVGGQGWPRDRADWCCHKHDCCYGDAERAGCQTHTDRYHWTCEGREADCDSLNDRCEKILCQCDTEAARCLRKAPFIQMYALWPDFLCGCIQPTCNIY; encoded by the exons ATGTCCTTCCTGTTCtggattctttttttgttctctg CGCCTCTGGCCGCGCTCACGCCACAGACACCCCTGCGGAGGAAGAGGGGCTTGCTGGAGCTGGCCGGAGTCATCAAGTGCAGCACGGGAAGATCTGCCTTGGCCTACATGATGTACGGCTGCTACTGTGGCGTGGGAGGGCAGGGCTGGCCCAGGGACAGAGCGGACTG GTGTTGCCACAAGCATGACTGCTGCTACGGAGATGCTGAGCGAGCGGGCTGCCAGACTCATACTGACAGATACCACTGGACGTGTGAAGGCAGAGAGGCAGACTGCG ATTCCCTGAATGACAGATGTGAGAAAATACTGTGCCAATGTGACACGGAGGCCGCCAGGTGCCTGAGGAAGGCACCTTTCATCCAGATGTACGCCCTGTGGCCCGACTTCCTTTGTGGGTGCATTCAGCCAACCTGCAATATTTACTGA